The following coding sequences lie in one Saccharopolyspora hordei genomic window:
- a CDS encoding DUF3558 family protein, giving the protein MREGLGLIAVGLVLAACSSGAPPAEEPEGPRRAAPAKSLTASDPCALLTEEQRNALALDQAPAPTERDGVRGCEYGSGAPDGPGWSAFVAADPTGTYQQFADAHQGAQQLDIAGYPVAKVNDTTGCTLVVDAADTGSLRVTALVRPGAPIEVGGSCDAATKVVEATLLTLPTA; this is encoded by the coding sequence GTGCGCGAGGGACTCGGCTTGATCGCGGTCGGCCTGGTGCTGGCGGCGTGCAGCTCGGGCGCGCCCCCGGCCGAGGAACCGGAGGGACCGCGCCGCGCGGCCCCGGCGAAGTCCCTGACCGCCTCCGACCCGTGCGCACTGCTCACCGAGGAGCAGCGGAACGCCCTCGCCCTGGACCAGGCACCCGCGCCGACGGAGCGGGACGGCGTGCGGGGCTGCGAGTACGGTTCCGGCGCCCCGGACGGTCCCGGCTGGAGCGCGTTCGTCGCGGCGGACCCGACCGGCACCTACCAGCAGTTCGCCGATGCGCACCAAGGTGCTCAGCAGCTCGACATCGCGGGCTACCCCGTGGCGAAGGTGAACGACACGACGGGCTGCACGCTCGTCGTCGACGCGGCCGACACGGGAAGCCTCCGGGTGACCGCCCTGGTCCGCCCCGGCGCCCCGATCGAGGTGGGCGGCAGCTGCGACGCAGCCACCAAGGTCGTGGAAGCCACCCTGCTGACCCTCCCGACGGCGTGA